The DNA region AGTCGGACCGCGTCATAGGCGCACGCGACGTTCATGTCAGGTACGTACCCCTTGGCTTTCTTGTACTTCTCGATAAACTGAAGCGCCTCAGGGTCAGTCCTGTCCGGATGCCACCCGCCGGTGATTCCGATTATGCCGTTGGCGGAATCCCCAGCGAGTTCATAGAAGTTGCCGATCGTCACACCAGTGGAGACCATCGTCACGAACGGCATGTTCATGGCCTTTATCTGCCTGACGAGCTGGGCACCCTCGGTGTAGTTGCCCCATATGATCAAGGCCTGAGGGTTCGCGTTCTTGATGTTCAGAAGCTGAGGGGTGAAGTCTTTGGTTTCCCTGTTGTAGCCCTCCACCGCAACGGGGTTGAGGCCATGGCCTTTGAGCCACTTGACTACGAAGTCACGGCCGCCCTGCCCGTAGTCGTTGGTGTCGTGGATCACTGCAAACCTGGTGAATCCCAGGGTCTTGACGCCGTGGTCCACCAAAGTTCTGGTGAAGACTTCGTCCGTCGCAACTACGCGGAACACCCACGGGTTGTCCGAGTGGGTGATGGCGTAGGCCACACCGCTGGGGACGATATGCGGGGTCTGGGCCCTCTTTATGATGTCTAGGACCGCGAGCACACTCGGGCTGTTGTTGCTGCCCATGGTGGCAACCACTCTATCTCTGTAGAGAAACTTGTTCATCACGTTCACGGTGTTGGCCGGCACGCCCTCGTCATCCTCAAAGATCAGTTCCAGCTTGTACCCGAGCACTCCACCGGCAGCATTGATCTCGTCCGCAGCAAACTGCGCTCCCTCTCTCTGCCTATTTCCGGCCACAGACAAGGACCCAGAAAGCGGTCCGAACACACCCACCTTCACGGATTTCTCAGCAGCGTCTGCCCCCAAGGTCGCGCAGAGCATGATCCCCAGACACAACAGAGCCACGAGCTTCTTGGATACGTTCACGGTGTTCATCTCCTTCTCAGGCTTCTTCGGTGGGTCCAGTGGCCGAACAGCCACAAGTAGGACGCCGGTCTAATGCCCCTTCCTATTCAACCAGCCTGCTGGCTTCACCTGTATGTTGAGGTCACGAACCTCTGCCGGAGAGATTGTGCGGTCTGCACAAAGGCGGGGTTCTCGAGGTGCTGGAGGGGAGAGTTGCTGTCCGTTCATAGTGAGTCAGCTATGCTGGGGCTAGTCAGTGCCTCTGCTTTGAGAAGGCGCCAGAGTCTCAGTGCGACACCCAAGTTGAGGATGTACGACGGGTCAGTGAGGGGCCTCCCCAGGATATTCTCAAGCTTGTTCAGCCTGTACTTCAGGGTGTTCCGGTGAATGAAAAGCCTCCGGGCAGTCTCCGCGTGGGAGCCTCCCGAAAGGACGTAAGTTTCTAATGTGTCCATGAGGACGGCTCTGTCCGAGAGAGGCTGTTCCAGCAGGGGGCCGAGCATCCTGTTGCAGAACCCGCCGAGCTCCCGGTGGTCGATGCCGGTCATCATGAGGTTGAACACGGCCACGTCCTCCACGTGAGTCACGCAGTTCCCTCCAAAGAGCACGAGAGCCATGTGCGCGGCGTGATGGGCCTCCCTGTAAGCCACCGGGAGTTCTAAGATCTCGGAGTGCACATGCGACACTCCCACCGAGATACTCATGCCTTCCATTCGCCCCGACAGTTCACGCATGATTTCACGGGCTGCGGGTACGCCGTTCTTGCCCGGGTCCGATGCAACGGGGACTATGCAGACCAGGCTGTCGCTGCGCACCATGACAGCGGGTCCCGTCCCGACCTGAGCGCCCAGCCAACGGGCCAGCGCTGATTGGGCGGTCCGGACCATCCGATCCTTGATGGCCCTGGCGAAAGGCTCTCCGCCTTTGGACACCACGTGACTCTCGAACCCGTCCACATCAGATACCACCACGTAGTAACTGGTTTCCACGGGCCACCCCAAGGCCGCGGCGCGCCTTTCGGCCACCTCTCGGCTGCGGACCGCCCCGTCTAGCAGTTCGTCGAAGAAGTCCATCTCCAGACGCCTGGCGGTTTCATCGACAGCCCGCTGTTTCACTATCTCCAAGGCCACTGTTGTGCACGCGTGCTCCAAGGCTATCAGTTCCATGCTGTTGAGATGCTTGTGTTGCTCGCAGACAGCCACGTACCCGAGAACCCTGTCCCGCACTCGCACAGGCTGGCAGCAGTAACGCCACCCTGAGTGGCCCAGCCGGGTACGGCCGGCCCCCGACATTCTCTCCAGGTGTGCTCGCTGATCCGGCGTGGGAACGACGTCGCTGGCGCCAGCCCGAGCAAGCACCTCGAATTCCCTGTTGAAAATGATCACTCCGCATTCGAGAAGAGACTGGAGTGTGGTGGCTATGGAGTCGTAACCTTGCCCCTCCAGTGCCACTCGGAGAAGGGCCCTGTGTACTTCTTCTGAATACTCCAGCCTGCGGGCTTGTCGACTCAGGATTGCCTTCATGAGAGGATGAGTGATCTCGATGAAAGGAAGATCCACGGGGATCTCGATGAGAGGAACACCGAGCTTGTCAGCAGCCTCGATCACGAAGTCCGGGAGGTTGCCTATGAATCGGCCCGGCTTGATGGCCAGCCCAGCCGCCTCCACTTCGGCGAGCGATTCAATCAGGCGCGCTAGAGCCTGCGTATCGTCTTTGATGGCGTAGGCGGTTGTCACCAGGAGTTCGTGCTTACGAAGCCACGGCCTGATGTCTGGCACTTCCATGGTGTCGATGTGAAGGATCTTGTTACCCAAGTTTCGCGAGCCGGCCACCACCCGGCAGTGCCTGAGGCCGCCGATTTTCAGAGCCTCAGCTACCGTTATCTCCACCGTCACCGACCTCGCTTTCAGCGATTCGACGGACCTCGAAGACCACCGGGTTGTCCCCGTCCGGGCAGGCCCGGCAGGTCGAATCCGGGTCAGGCTCCCATGGGAAGCTCCCTCCCACCGAGAGTACTGATATGGCAGGCATGAGTGCGGCTAGCGCAGTCATGCACAGACCCTCCGGGGATGCTCCGCCTCGGACCCAAAATACGTCACCCTCCTTGTACTTGAATGCGCATTCTCCACGTTGGCTCTTGACCGTGATCTTGAGATCGAAGACGGGCAACTAGTTCACCTCCTGCGATGTGTCGAGCGGCCCGACGGGCTCCGGCCTCAGCAGATGATAGCCGGCCACGCTGAGTGCAGCTCTCACTTGGTTACGGGAATTCTAGCACATCCCGCGCAAGACATCCAGTGCGTACAGCAGTTGGAGCAGCCGGGAGCCGCTCCCAGGAACAAGGGTCGGCTCTCTCGCGGCTTCGTGCCTTCGCCAAAGGCTGCGCAAAGGCCAAGCGGGCTACGACTTGCCTGCCCCCCAAAAAGCACGGACCCGGGCCGGCGCGACGAGGACCGTCGCGACGCGACCCGGGATGTCAAGGATGAACCCACCCCCGCTATCTACTAACGTGATCCGGTGGATAGTGGTTCCCGTGACTCTCTCGGACTACCTTCTGAACTGTGCCGGGAGCCTCCCAAGCCCGAATGCGGTCCCAGACTCTCCGAGTGCCATCGCGTCGACGACGTAGCTTCCGAACCATATGGTCATGGAATCGATCTTCCAGCCGGAGAAAGTCCGGACCATCGAGAACGTGATGCTTCCCGTGTCGGTGAGCATCCGTGGGATCCCGTAGGCCTCTTCGAACACCTCGAAAAGAGCATATGCCGTGGACGAGTTCAACGCGATCAGAGCATCGGGAAACACGATCGCGGCCCCGTCGCTTCCGGCATCTTCTCCCGCATCCGAATCCGAAGCGTCGAGGTCAAGGTTCATGTCGTATCCACGATCCGATCTTATGCTCGCCTGGTAGGCGGCGTCGCCATTGAGCTCCTGTATGAGGACGTCCCTTCTCTTCTCAAGGTCTTGCCCTCCTCGAACAGGCATAGCCACTCACTGAACACTTCGTACACGCTCCGACCGACGGCGAAGCTCGTTTCGCGCCCCGGCATGGCCTGTGCCGCCCGGTTGAGGTCCACCACCCTGTCGCGCCTTTCGACGACCACGACTCCTTCGCTCATGCTCTCCATCACAACCGCCCGAGCGATGGGAGTCAGATCAAACAACCCATACTTGAACAAGCCCCATCCCAGGATCGCGCCGGAGACCCCGAAGAGCACGGGAGTCATATCACGTCGGGGCGTGCCCGCCGGCCTCAAGACGAACACCAAGTTGCCTACTAGGGGTGCCACCAGGCCTATGACTGAGAAGGAGAATTGGCTGGGTCCGGAGGAAACCATGCGCCCGTTCGATGGACTGCGCAAGAACCAGCACACCTGTGAGGATGAGGGAGTAGGAGTAAGCAGCGTGCACCCAGAACCACAGGCCATAGGTCTGGGCTATGACTGATAGCCCCGCCACGGTCGCAATTCGTGGATCGCTCCACAGAAGGCCGTGAAGGTCGTTCGTCCAAGCAAGGATACTTGTGATCGCCGGGACAATTGCAGGTAGGACAACTGCCCGGGAAGTCAGCCATTGGTCTCTTCCAGTCATCCGGAGTGCCGCGATGAGCCATAGAACAGGCACACAGCCGAACTCGACGTACTGCACGTTCGCCCAGAAGACCTTGGTCCCAAGGTCGACGGCGGCTTTCTCCAGGATGTTGGAGACTGCCCAACCAGCGACAATGAAGGCGCTGGCAGAGTATGCGGCAGCGCCCGGAACCTTGCTG from Bacillota bacterium includes:
- a CDS encoding ABC transporter substrate-binding protein → MNVSKKLVALLCLGIMLCATLGADAAEKSVKVGVFGPLSGSLSVAGNRQREGAQFAADEINAAGGVLGYKLELIFEDDEGVPANTVNVMNKFLYRDRVVATMGSNNSPSVLAVLDIIKRAQTPHIVPSGVAYAITHSDNPWVFRVVATDEVFTRTLVDHGVKTLGFTRFAVIHDTNDYGQGGRDFVVKWLKGHGLNPVAVEGYNRETKDFTPQLLNIKNANPQALIIWGNYTEGAQLVRQIKAMNMPFVTMVSTGVTIGNFYELAGDSANGIIGITGGWHPDRTDPEALQFIEKYKKAKGYVPDMNVACAYDAVRLLARAMIDAGTATDKAKIREALSRATMDGITGRIAINEFGDGGTSALLFTVRNGKPVLLQ
- a CDS encoding PucR family transcriptional regulator ligand-binding domain-containing protein, producing the protein MEITVAEALKIGGLRHCRVVAGSRNLGNKILHIDTMEVPDIRPWLRKHELLVTTAYAIKDDTQALARLIESLAEVEAAGLAIKPGRFIGNLPDFVIEAADKLGVPLIEIPVDLPFIEITHPLMKAILSRQARRLEYSEEVHRALLRVALEGQGYDSIATTLQSLLECGVIIFNREFEVLARAGASDVVPTPDQRAHLERMSGAGRTRLGHSGWRYCCQPVRVRDRVLGYVAVCEQHKHLNSMELIALEHACTTVALEIVKQRAVDETARRLEMDFFDELLDGAVRSREVAERRAAALGWPVETSYYVVVSDVDGFESHVVSKGGEPFARAIKDRMVRTAQSALARWLGAQVGTGPAVMVRSDSLVCIVPVASDPGKNGVPAAREIMRELSGRMEGMSISVGVSHVHSEILELPVAYREAHHAAHMALVLFGGNCVTHVEDVAVFNLMMTGIDHRELGGFCNRMLGPLLEQPLSDRAVLMDTLETYVLSGGSHAETARRLFIHRNTLKYRLNKLENILGRPLTDPSYILNLGVALRLWRLLKAEALTSPSIADSL
- a CDS encoding TIGR04076 family protein, giving the protein MPVFDLKITVKSQRGECAFKYKEGDVFWVRGGASPEGLCMTALAALMPAISVLSVGGSFPWEPDPDSTCRACPDGDNPVVFEVRRIAESEVGDGGDNGS
- a CDS encoding PAS domain-containing protein — protein: MFVLRPAGTPRRDMTPVLFGVSGAILGWGLFKYGLFDLTPIARAVVMESMSEGVVVVERRDRVVDLNRAAQAMPGRETSFAVGRSVYEVFSEWLCLFEEGKTLRREGTSSYRSSMATPPTRRA